The stretch of DNA TTCCCTAAGGCGATGTCCACAAAATCAGAATCCGCCACGGTCAAAGTTGTATCAGCTTTGACACCGCCTTGTGGTACCCCTTCGTACACCTTGGCGTTCTTCAAATCGAGCGCTGCAATGAAGGAAATAATGAAGTGTCGTCCTGATAtattcccaaaagaaaatcattaactTACTCCATTCTTTTAcaacttttccattttccgTAATCTTGTACGAAAACACTCCATTCACGGACTTTGCCTTTGCAGGTTCGCCATCAACGCGATCTTTAATAGCTCCAAAAATAGCATCACTCTGAAGACCCATCGTGGATGTTGTTGCGCTTACAACTTTTTCAGCTTTAACTGTGCTCTTTAAATCAACATATGCTCCTATAAAGGAAAAAGTATTATCTCACTGAACAAGTAATGTACAAAGTCTCTGAACTAATATTACCCCAAAAACAATCTTATATTAATATCTTATCAGGGCCTTTTCGAGcaatctttttctcttcactaCTTCACATCAATTGACTTAGAGTCGTCAATATTACGCGCATAGTGGCAAGTCATTTATATAAAACATAGAGGAAGATAGAGACAGCTATATTTATgcttatttacttttttatgtaCATGCTGAGAAAGTATGATAACTATATAATACAAGTCCTGAgtaacaaatttaaatttaatgactttttgttgggaaaattaacatttatcGCGAGTTACGCTGACTTGGTTTAAAAGGAACTACATGAATATAAGATTTCCGACATTACTTTTAATTCACCGTCAAGTCTGCCacagacaaaaaaatcattcctcATTTTAGCAAGTTCAAGTtcattagaattaatttaacataaaTCGTTTTTGCGATTCCTCTTAAAAACTTTGtagaattcaaattaatgttctttaattttattaaaagaattaaaaaagtcTGTCGGTGGCAACAGAACTTCTCCAAAACTGCCAAGCCGATCGTTAGGGAATTTAGTTTGGTATTGGACTgctttttcatacatttcagtttttttcatatggatttttgaggttaaaatTCTGCGTAAATATAAGATGACCCAATATTTAGTTATGTTTTATTCCTGTTGGATAACTGCACTGTATTTTTGTTTCCAAATCTAAAGAATCAAAAATCTTAGAACATATttagaatagaattttatcCTGAAAAGTACAGGGTGGCAGAGCAATATAGTCACGAAATTAAATGctcataactttttttttatcagttttatcATGCCAAATTTGGTGGAGCTGACTCCAAATCGGGAGGCGCTAGAGTTgataatgtaaaaaatgatCTTCACacatcattttgcaaaatcgaTTGCTTAGAAAACTGCGCGCTGATCCTTAATGGGTTAAGCTCGTCTAAATTGTCTAAATCCCACGACTCATTTTCACCTAACCTCATTTTACCTGAGCGATCCTTTTTGCTAATCTCTAGCGAAAATTAACGTCTTTCGCTCAGTTCTACATGATAAAAAGAATctatattaagaatttatctcgcaatttcaatataaatttctcaactTATGGCTGTTTTTCTCTcgataatttccttttttctcaCAACTTTTTCACAGGAcgttttctctcaaaaaatgGCTGCCAAGCTTACTTTTTGTCTAGGCCTACTTTAATTTCACagctaaatttaaattcaaatgtaaCGTCCTTAACCGTTTTCTTTGAAGAatgtggaaatttaatttattttcaaggaaaaacgatttttttgctttccgGGTAGGACTGGGGGCGTACCGGGGGCCCTTACTACATTTTACATGTTTTTTCTTCCCGAATTTTTCGATTTtatcttaatttctttttattcaagtcaatcttaaattttcttaattgttTTAAGATTAAGCTttcatttgggaaaatatcaGCGATATAATAAGTTCTAACGCAAATGGGTTAACAAGATATGTAGAACAGAGAGTACATGGACcgtttcaaagtttttttcctGATAAGATTAAAcagagtaataaaaaaatgtacataccACTGAGTACATCTTGGCCAGTCTCAACAACACTCGTTTTAAACTGAATACGATTGCCATTTTGCCACATATCAACTTTGAGAGTTTGCCCAGGGATCACTGGTTTCACGAATCTCACCTTGATGGCTTTGAAGAGTGTTGAATCATTATTTGCATAGGCCTTAAGGACAGCACGTAGAGAGAATCCTGaagaaatggaaattaattaagagaTTCTTAAGTTAAGAGCACTTGATCCCTTACCCAGGGTACATAATCCATGCAAGATGGGAATTTTGTGGCCAGCAATGATGGAGAAATTGGGGTCAATGTGCAGAGGATTGGGATCTCCGCTCAAGCGGAAAATTGCTGCTTGATCCACCGATGTCTTGAGTGTGATGGAGCAATCTGGTGAAGTTGTGGGTGTTGGCAGGGTAGAAATAACTTCGGGACTTGGGTGTTTCTTCCCTCCGAAATTACCACATCCAACAATGAAGGTTGCACTCTGATTCCGAGCCACGAGATTTCCCTGACTATCGAAAGTTtcacctaaaaaaaaacatttttttgtcataacttttaaaattatttgagtaaattaaataaacttacaggctgtaaCCACAACAGCACCAGATCCTTTGTCCATCACATCAATTACTTTTCCTTCTGTACGAAGATTTCCCTCCAGGGGAAAATCAAAAACTTCCAAATATTGTTCTCCGTGAAGAATCTAAAATGAATTTCGGcttgaaaaatctcaatttgtgcaatttaaattgttcttaCATTGGTCAGATCGAATTCTTTGTGAGTTATTGCACTCTTTGTGATCCCCGTAGTCATTGTAAGCATTAATCCAGGTTGAATGAAGAATGAGGGCAAAGCAGAGAACTCTGCGTGACTCTCATACAAATACTTAAGGTCAGAAGGTTCAGATACAGATGCACCAACTACgaagaaacgaaaaaaataataaatatttataaagaaagataagaaaaaacttaaaattcttaCTTCCAAGAGCATAGAGAATAAGATCCTTAAAaccaaatttaaattcatttgtgAAAACTCCATTGGCTGCAGCAACTGTTCCATCATTGCTTGATTGCTGCTGGTTGTTCTGAAGATCCTCAAGTACCATCATGAGATTGGCACTTGCCGCCCCGATTGTTCGCATATTTCGTGCTTCAGACATATCAACTACCTTTGACCAGGCATCCCGGACATTTTCAATTGTAACGTCGTGATGGAGAGATGTTCTCAGCATAGTTCCTTTGCCGGCAATAAGCTCCACTTTTCCCGCCCATCCTGCGGCACTTGCCACAACAGCCCCATTGTCTTCGGTGTTCTCATGACAGAGATATGCAACAACAGGGGCAATCAGCTTCGGctctaaaaatacaaatattatgagaaaatcaatttgaatgcAACTTATAGTGAGAAAACTTACTGAGCTCTTGGAAAAGCGGCTCAGGAATAATTCCCTGAGTCATTCGAGACGCTGCAGTGGGTACAATAACATTGCAATGAATGTTGTACTTTGCCCCCTCAATTGCTAGGGTATTGGCAAGACCAACGAGCCCAAGCTTAGCTGCGCTGTAGTTTGCCTGCCCGAAGTTTCCGTAGACTCCTGAATTACTCGAGGTCATGATGATTCGGCCGAAATTTTGCTTCTTAAAGATTGGCCAGGCTGCTTGGGTGGTCTTGAAGCTGCCCTTCAGGTGGACATCATGGATCAAATCCCAATCAGTCTCGGAAATTCGTGGGAAACTCTTGTCTCGCAGAATTCCTGCATTGTTCACAACCACATCAATTCGTCCAAAATTCTCCATTGCCGTCTGGACAATCTTCTCCCCCTCGGTGACGGAATTGTAATCCGGAACTGCAATGCCTCCCAAGGCACGAATTTCATCCACAACCACATCAGCTGCCTTCTGGGACTTGCCCTTCCCATTTGGATCACCACCCAGATCATTCACCACAACTTTGGCGCCACGGCTAGCAAACAGAAGGGCATACTCCCTGCCCAGACCAGCACCAGCACCAGTCACAATCACCACACGACCATCATAGCGTAGTTGGGACATTTTCACTtctaaattccaaaaaaattgaagagaaattgCAGAGAGATCAAAAATGACTGACTGCCATATAGGAATAATTTGAGCTTCTAGcgcaaaaaaagctttttttacaCCACCTTTAGCTATATATAGAGTGTCAAGTGATACAGCAATTATTGTAATCAACGACTGCTTGAGTACTCGATAAGAACGTGGataaaaagataagaaaaaacttaataaaaaaaacacttaagTGCAGAAGAAAACACCAAGTGggccccagtacaacgaccacttggttgagctactctcgcgcattgaaaataatgagtgaagagtacatccgagtggtcatTATACTGGGGCCCACTGTAGTGACAGCTGTCAGTTCGCgctttctctaattttttttgccgggaaaacaaaagatttgaataaattaattttatacaactttattttattttttctttgatacattctgatttatttactttatagACTTTATAACACTGCACTACAGCTTAGAAATTATTATACTTTTGCAATCCTATCCGGGGTGGAGCACCCAATTGCAGAACTGCTGAGGATGCTGTTGTTGTGTGCTGCTCCTCCAGGATGTTCTTCTGATCAATGGTCAATTGCGGTTGCGACGTGTACATCATGTTACCATTGATTGATGTACCACATCGTGGACACTGGACGCCATCATCCTGATCAGTCTTGGATGCCATGAGACACTCCTCGTGGACAACATGCCCACAAGATCCGAACACAACGACCGAatcttgattttgatttttcaaccAAAATCGACAAACGACACATTTTATGTTCTTTACGATTAAACCTCGATTGgctaatttcttctctttggctAGTAAATTGTAGAGGTCTGTCCCGAGAATTCGGGCGGTTGTTTGCAGAAGAAGTGTCTCATATTGGGAATTTGACAGCATTCCCAGCAATAGATGTTTTATATCACCAAAATTGCCCGTTGTTGTACCCGATGTTAGCACAAGTTGCACCAATTTGGATAAATCA from Lutzomyia longipalpis isolate SR_M1_2022 chromosome 1, ASM2433408v1 encodes:
- the LOC129787534 gene encoding peroxisomal multifunctional enzyme type 2-like isoform X1, which codes for MSQLRYDGRVVIVTGAGAGLGREYALLFASRGAKVVVNDLGGDPNGKGKSQKAADVVVDEIRALGGIAVPDYNSVTEGEKIVQTAMENFGRIDVVVNNAGILRDKSFPRISETDWDLIHDVHLKGSFKTTQAAWPIFKKQNFGRIIMTSSNSGVYGNFGQANYSAAKLGLVGLANTLAIEGAKYNIHCNVIVPTAASRMTQGIIPEPLFQELKPKLIAPVVAYLCHENTEDNGAVVASAAGWAGKVELIAGKGTMLRTSLHHDVTIENVRDAWSKVVDMSEARNMRTIGAASANLMMVLEDLQNNQQQSSNDGTVAAANGVFTNEFKFGFKDLILYALGIGASVSEPSDLKYLYESHAEFSALPSFFIQPGLMLTMTTGITKSAITHKEFDLTNILHGEQYLEVFDFPLEGNLRTEGKVIDVMDKGSGAVVVTACETFDSQGNLVARNQSATFIVGCGNFGGKKHPSPEVISTLPTPTTSPDCSITLKTSVDQAAIFRLSGDPNPLHIDPNFSIIAGHKIPILHGLCTLGFSLRAVLKAYANNDSTLFKAIKVRFVKPVIPGQTLKVDMWQNGNRIQFKTSVVETGQDVLSGAYVDLKSTVKAEKVVSATTSTMGLQSDAIFGAIKDRVDGEPAKAKSVNGVFSYKITENGKVVKEWTLDLKNAKVYEGVPQGGVKADTTLTVADSDFVDIALGKINPQVAFMKGKLKITGNIMLTQKLVPFLKTDSKL
- the LOC129787534 gene encoding peroxisomal multifunctional enzyme type 2-like isoform X2, whose protein sequence is MGLQSDAIFGAIKDRVDGEPAKAKSVNGVFSYKITENGKVVKEWTLDLKNAKVYEGVPQGGVKADTTLTVADSDFVDIALGKINPQVAFMKGKLKITGNIMLTQKLVPFLKTDSKL